The Blautia luti nucleotide sequence TTCGAAGGAAACTTAAAGGACAGTGCTGTGAAGAATGCACTGAGAGGGATCGAGGCGGAAGCGAACAGAATGAGGATCCTGGGAAATTATTAATACGACGGAAAAACCAAATAGAGTAAATTTAGAGGAAGAAATAATAATGGCAAGATTAAATGAATGTATACTTTATCGTAACTTTGAACACGGAGAGATCCTGGAGAAAATGGCAGGCCTGATGAATGCCTGGGAGAAGAAAGATCCGAAGCTTCAGGAAATGGAAGGCGTATTTTTCGAATGTGCCAATGGACTGGTGGAAAATGCAGGGATGTATGGATTTTCTGGAAACCTCTGGCACTGCTACCTTACATTTCTGCTGGTAAACAATGAGAATGCGTTCAGTACAGCCAGTGAGATCAGAGGTGCGGTAGAGGGAAGCATTAACGAACTTGCGTTAAATGATTTCGGTGTATTCAAGGAACTGTATGATTTCGACTTGAGTGTACTGGATGAGGCTTTCGGCATTTCCTGCTGCAGAGTTCTCTGTGATTACACAAACACAGGAAGCAACAGTAAGATGTTTAATTCCCGCATCAGAGACCGTATCTGCGAGATGAGCAAAACTCTGGCAGAAGCCCGGACAGCAGAAGAATTTATGGCAGATATGGTACAGTTCTATAAAGACTTCGGTGTAGGCAAGCTGGGACTTCACAAAGCATTCCGTGTAGGTCATGATGAGAATGATAACGTCGTGATCCAGCCTATCACCAGGATCGCACATGTGAAACTGGAAGACCTGGTAGGATATGAGATCCCGAAACAGAAACTCATCGAGAACACAGAAGCCTTTGTCAGAGGCAAAAAAGCCAACAACTGTCTGTTGTTCGGTGATGCAGGTACAGGTAAATCCTCCAGTATCAAAGGAATCCTGAACAGATATTATGATGAGGGACTTCGTATCATTGAGGTGTACAAGCATCAGTTCCAGGATCTGAATGATGTGATCGCACAGATCAAGAACAGAAACTATAAATTTATTATTTATATGGATGATCTTTCCTTTGAGGAATTTGAAATCGAATATAAGTATCTGAAAGCAGTGATCGAAGGCGGTCTGGAGAAGAAACCGGATAACATTCTGATCTATGCTACAAGTAACCGCAGACATCTGGTAAGAGAGAAATCCAGTGACAAGCTGGAGATCATGGATGAT carries:
- a CDS encoding ATP-binding protein is translated as MARLNECILYRNFEHGEILEKMAGLMNAWEKKDPKLQEMEGVFFECANGLVENAGMYGFSGNLWHCYLTFLLVNNENAFSTASEIRGAVEGSINELALNDFGVFKELYDFDLSVLDEAFGISCCRVLCDYTNTGSNSKMFNSRIRDRICEMSKTLAEARTAEEFMADMVQFYKDFGVGKLGLHKAFRVGHDENDNVVIQPITRIAHVKLEDLVGYEIPKQKLIENTEAFVRGKKANNCLLFGDAGTGKSSSIKGILNRYYDEGLRIIEVYKHQFQDLNDVIAQIKNRNYKFIIYMDDLSFEEFEIEYKYLKAVIEGGLEKKPDNILIYATSNRRHLVREKSSDKLEIMDDDDLHSSDTVQEKLSLVYRFGVRIYYGAPSKKEFQTIVKELAQRNKITMPEEELLLEANKWELSHGGLTGRTAQQFIDHLLGTVEK